One Aegilops tauschii subsp. strangulata cultivar AL8/78 chromosome 7, Aet v6.0, whole genome shotgun sequence genomic window carries:
- the LOC109734066 gene encoding probable flavin-containing monooxygenase 1 yields MGMEKKSVAIIGAGVSGLAACKHLLERGCRPVVFEADAVVGGVWAHTPDCTRLQTSRTMYQYTDFPWPDSVTEEYPNNHQVADYLHAYARHFGVLDCIRFGHRVAGMEYVGVAEEEVKAWEEWAGCADAFGSGDGQWRLTVADDQGHMQVHMADFVILCIGRFSNVPNIPKLPPGRGPEAFDGEVIHSIDYSKMGSKKAKEMIKGKRVTIVGYGHSALDIANECVDVNGIEKPCTMIVRTKQWIVPDFNAWGVDISNFYLTRFAELLIHKPAEGFLLSLLATILTPLRLMFSKFAESYYSIIMKKHDMVPDHSLFEGIVGCLLELAPNDHYKNLEEGSIILKKSKTFSFCKEGVLVEGEPSLVKSDIVIFGTGFNGDENIKNMFTSKYFQSISIGSASTTVPLYRECIHPNIPQLAVIGYSESYTNLHTSELRTKWLAHFMDGGFRLPNVKAMQRDVLEWEKFMKRYSRGEFRSSCIGLLNTWYKDNLCRDMGCNPRRKNGFFAELFEVYGPSDYIDLHPK; encoded by the exons CGAGGCGGACGCCGTCGTCGGCGGTGTGTGGGCGCACACCCCGGACTGCACCAGGCTCCAGACGTCGCGGACCATGTACCAGTACACGGACTTCCCGTGGCCAGACTCCGTCACGGAGGAGTACCCCAACAACCACCAGGTCGCCGACTACCTCCACGCCTACGCCCGCCACTTCGGGGTGCTCGACTGCATCAGGTTCGGGCATCGCGTGGCCGGGATGGAGTACGTCGGCGTcgccgaggaggaggtgaaggCGTGGGAGGAGTGGGCTGGCTGCGCTGACGCATTTGGCTCCGGCGACGGACAGTGGCGCCTCACTGTGGCCGACGACCAAGGTCACATGCAG GTACACATGGCGGACTTTGTGATTCTTTGTATTGGAAGGTTCAGCAATGTTCCCAACATACCTAAATTACCCCCTGGTAGAGGCCCGGAAGCATTTGATGGAGAAGTGATCCACTCCATTGACTACTCTAAAATGGGTAGCAAAAAAGCTAAGGAGATGATCAAGGGCAAGCGTGTGACTATTGTTGGCTATGGACACTCAGCCCTTGACATTGCTAATGAATGTGTAGATGTGAATG GTATCGAGAAACCGTGTACAATGATTGTCCGAACCAAGCAATGGATCGTACCAGACTTCAATGCTTGGGGTGTCGACATATCCAATTTCTATCTAACTCGGTTCGCTGAACTCCTTATTCACAAACCTGCTGAAGGCTTCCTCCTTAGCTTGTTAGCTACAATCTTGACTCCACTG AGGTTGATGTTTTCGAAGTTCGCTGAGAGCTACTACTCCATTATAATGAAGAAGCATGACATGGTTCCTGACCATAGTTTATTTGAGGGGATAGTGGGGTGTTTGCTTGAACTTGCACCAAACGATCATTACAAGAATCTAGAGGAAGGAAGCATCATTTTGAAGAAGTCAAAGACCTTCAGCTTTTGCAAAGAAGGTGTGCTTGTTGAAGGTGAACCTTCGTTGGTAAAGAGTGACATAGTTATCTTCGGAACAGGATTCAATGGTGATGAAAACATCAAGAACATGTTCACATCGAAATACTTCCAGAGTATTTCCATTGGCTCGGCATCCACTACTGTACCACTCTATAG GGAGTGCATACATCCTAATATTCCACAACTTGCGGTCATTGGATATTCTGAGAGCTATACAAATCTGCACACTTCAGAACTACGGACCAAGTGGCTGGCTCATTTCATGGATGGTGGATTTAGGTTACCAAATGTTAAAGCAATGCAGAGGGATGTCCTTGAATGGGAGAAGTTCATGAAGCGCTACTCTCGTGGGGAATTCCGTTCGTCATGCATTGGACTTCTTAATACCTGGTACAAAGATAACTTATGTCGGGACATGGGATGCAACCCAAGAAGGAAGAATGGTTTTTTTGCTGAACTATTTGAGGTCTATGGTCCCAGCGATTATATTGATCTTCACCCTAAGTAA